GATAATACATTTTTTAGATACTCGTTAATAATTTTTGCATCTTTGGGCAGATGAATTAAGTACGGCAATCCGCCGAATTCTAAATATAACTTTAAACTATCATTTGTGTTTTCTAATTTATGAAAATGTAAAAATTCAAGATATGAAAGGCTGTGTATTTTAATTTCGACTTGTCTTCCGCTTAAAAATGTTGCTAATTTACTTGAAAAAATATCTGTGTTACTTCCTGTGCAATAAATATCAAAATTTCCTTCTGACAATAAACTTCGAAGAGCTTTTTCAAAATCATTAATTTCTTGAATTTCATCAATAAAAAGAAAGTTTAATACTGATTTACTTTTTTCTTTTACATAAATCATTAATTCATGATATGTTCTGATATCATCAAATTCATATTTTTCTTTATCAATAAAAATAAAATTAGCTTTCGGATATTTGTTTTCAAGCTCGGCTTTTATTTGTAATAAAAGCCGACTTTTCCCAATTCTTCTTTGCCCGGTAAGTATTTTAATTAATTGTTGCTTATAGAAAGGTCTTACTTTTTCAAGATAAAGATTTCGCTCTATATTTTTATTAAATATACTTTCCATATATCAATAATTATGTATTTTTGTTAAATATACTGAACAAATATAGCGTATTTAATTGATTTGTCAAATATAATTACATATTTATAACTTTTTACTTTTACCTCACCTACCCACCACTAATCATATGAATAATATCCACTTTATCTCTGTCAGAAACTTTCGCTTCGGAATAATTATCTTTTTTTATCAGTTGTCCGTTAATCTTAACAACCAAAAATTTAAATGTATAATTTTTAGCTTTCAACAGTTCGGTAATTGTTAAAACTTCAAAATCAAAGTTTTCTGTTCTGTTATTTAGGGTTAATGTCATTTTAGTTTATTACTCGTTTAATAAAATCTCCAATACTAAATTAGCCTGCATATTTGCAACCACTCCTACTTTCGGTGCAAGCGGCGGTTTCTGCTCTGAAATTTCAGATTTTTCATCCCCGCAAATATATAAATTATCAATTTGCCTTGAACGAAGTGAATTATTTTCTCCGAATCCTGCCATTCCCAAACCGGAAATTATCGGTTTATCCGGAAATTCCGATAATACAGTCTCAATCAACATCTCTTTTTCTTCTGCTTTATCAAAAGCTTCTACAATAATATCACAATCTGCAAAGATATTGATCAGATTATCCTCTCTTAATTTAATATTAAAAATATCAACTTTAACTTCCGGATTTATACGTTCAATATTATCTTTCAAAGCATAGACTTTTATTTGCCCTATTTGGTCATAAAAAAAATACTGCCTGTTTAAATTACTTTCACTTACGGTATCAAAATCAGCTATGATTAATTTGCCGATTCCCGAACGTGCAAGAGCAACAGCACAATTTGAACCTAAACCTCCGGCTCCTGCAATTCCAACAGTGTATAATTTTAATTCGTTTTTTATATCTTCAAAAGTCATAACCAAACTAAATTTTCAAACACAAAAATATGAAATTCAAATTATAATAATCATTAATTAATCTTTTTATTTATTAAAGCATTTAAGCATTATATCATTAAATCATTATATTTTTCAAACTATAACTAATTGACTTTCAATTAAAGTAAAATTACAAGCGATATGCAAAATACAACATATTGACATTAGTCATTTTATATGTACTTTACAGAATATAAATTTGTACTTTTGCAAAAATTGAAAACTGATAAAATTTTAAAATATGGACTACAAAGAGCTCAAAGAAAAGCATAAATTATTAGCCGAGTGGAAATATACACATACCCCGCTTGATAAAGGTTATTCCGATAAAACTTTATATGTTAATGTCGGTACAAATGAAATAAAAGAAAAAGATGTGCCTGCCGAAATGAAAGAAAAATTCATAGGCGGAAAAGGTTACGGTTTAAGATATTTAT
The genomic region above belongs to Bacteroidales bacterium and contains:
- the thiF gene encoding sulfur carrier protein ThiS adenylyltransferase ThiF encodes the protein MTFEDIKNELKLYTVGIAGAGGLGSNCAVALARSGIGKLIIADFDTVSESNLNRQYFFYDQIGQIKVYALKDNIERINPEVKVDIFNIKLREDNLINIFADCDIIVEAFDKAEEKEMLIETVLSEFPDKPIISGLGMAGFGENNSLRSRQIDNLYICGDEKSEISEQKPPLAPKVGVVANMQANLVLEILLNE
- the thiS gene encoding sulfur carrier protein ThiS; translated protein: MTLTLNNRTENFDFEVLTITELLKAKNYTFKFLVVKINGQLIKKDNYSEAKVSDRDKVDIIHMISGG